The Aerococcaceae bacterium DSM 111021 genome includes a region encoding these proteins:
- a CDS encoding UDP-N-acetylmuramate--L-alanine ligase: protein MMNREQTYHFVGIKGSGMSALALILHGEGYNVQGSDVGKYFFTQQELENQHITILEFDAENITEKLTIIAGNAFNDDHPELVKARELGLEIHRYHDFIGGLIENYTSIAVTGSHGKTSTTGLLSHTLKNLAPTSYLIGDGTGFGDETATYFALEACEYRRHFLAYKPDYAIITNVDFDHPDYYRSIEDVFEAIQTFSHQAKKAIIACGDDEHLPHLKADVPVYYYGLTEDSHVHAKNIDRTVEGSEFDVVVDGELFGRFTIPVFGEHNILNALSVITVLYLEGFKASDINQHIATFGGVKRRFSARQIQDLTIIDDYAHHPSEITATIDAAKQRYPKREIVAIFQPHTFSRTVAMLKEFAESLGLADKVYLVEIFNSAREANGEVTIDDLAKLINQKVEIISTEHLSPLMDYNDAVFLFMGAGDIDELSRQFEKAYANLSPNRL, encoded by the coding sequence ATGATGAATAGAGAACAAACATATCATTTTGTTGGAATTAAAGGATCTGGAATGAGTGCATTAGCGCTTATTCTACATGGAGAAGGTTATAATGTTCAAGGTAGTGATGTAGGGAAATACTTCTTCACTCAACAAGAACTAGAAAACCAACACATAACAATTTTAGAATTTGATGCAGAGAACATCACAGAGAAATTAACAATTATTGCAGGGAATGCATTTAATGATGATCATCCTGAATTAGTAAAAGCTCGAGAACTAGGCTTAGAAATTCATCGTTATCATGATTTTATCGGTGGGTTAATTGAAAACTACACAAGTATTGCAGTTACAGGGTCACATGGTAAAACATCGACAACTGGTTTGCTGTCACATACATTAAAGAATCTTGCTCCGACAAGTTATTTAATTGGTGATGGAACTGGTTTTGGTGACGAAACGGCAACATATTTCGCACTTGAAGCGTGTGAATATCGTCGTCACTTCTTAGCTTACAAACCTGATTATGCAATTATTACTAACGTCGATTTTGATCATCCAGATTACTACCGCTCGATTGAAGATGTATTTGAAGCCATTCAAACATTCTCACATCAAGCGAAAAAAGCAATCATTGCTTGTGGAGATGACGAACATTTACCGCATTTAAAAGCGGATGTTCCTGTGTATTACTATGGACTGACTGAGGATTCGCATGTTCATGCGAAGAATATAGATCGTACAGTTGAAGGATCTGAATTTGACGTTGTCGTAGATGGCGAATTATTCGGACGATTCACTATCCCAGTATTTGGTGAACATAATATCCTGAATGCTTTATCTGTGATTACAGTTCTTTACTTGGAAGGATTTAAAGCATCAGATATCAATCAACATATTGCTACGTTTGGTGGCGTTAAACGTCGTTTTTCTGCCCGACAAATTCAAGATTTAACGATTATTGATGACTATGCGCATCATCCATCTGAGATTACAGCAACCATTGATGCAGCAAAACAACGGTATCCAAAACGTGAGATCGTTGCAATATTCCAACCGCATACTTTCTCAAGGACTGTCGCAATGCTTAAAGAATTTGCGGAGTCTTTAGGGTTAGCGGATAAAGTTTATCTCGTTGAAATATTCAACTCAGCACGTGAAGCGAATGGTGAGGTAACGATTGATGATTTAGCAAAATTAATCAATCAGAAAGTTGAGATTATCTCGACAGAACATTTATCACCATTAATGGATTATAACGATGCTGTATTCCTGTTCATGGGTGCAGGAGATATTGACGAATTATCTCGTCAGTTTGAGAAAGCATACGCTAACTTAAGCCCTAACCGACTATAG